One segment of Bacteroidota bacterium DNA contains the following:
- a CDS encoding O-acetylhomoserine aminocarboxypropyltransferase/cysteine synthase has protein sequence MSEQKFHFETLQVHAGQQVDPATKSRAVPIYQTTSYVFDDADDAADLFNLRKSGNIYSRIMNPTEDVFEKRIAELEGGIGALATSSGLAAILYSILNVANSGDDIVSSVTLYGGTFELFNVTLRKLGINAIFVDPDDPENFRKAITPKTKAIYGETIGNPRINVLDIEAVAKIAHENKIPFIIDNTFGTPYLVRPIEYGADVVVHSATKFIGGHGTAVGGVIVDGGKFDWIGSGKFPDFTTPDKSYNGIRYANDLGAAAYISKARVQLLRNTGATVAPLNAFLFIQGLETLSLRVERHVENARKIVKYLSNHPKVAWVNYPELEGNKYHHLAKKYLPKGAGSIFTFGIKGGEKAGKVFINSLKLFSLLANVADAKSLVIHPASTTHAELNAEEQKAAGVTPDLIRLSIGIENAEDLIADLEQAFTKVE, from the coding sequence ATGTCAGAACAAAAATTTCATTTTGAAACCTTACAGGTTCATGCAGGCCAGCAAGTAGATCCGGCAACCAAATCAAGAGCAGTACCTATTTATCAGACCACCTCTTATGTGTTTGATGATGCAGACGATGCAGCCGACTTATTCAATTTAAGAAAAAGCGGGAATATCTATTCACGGATCATGAATCCCACAGAAGATGTATTTGAAAAAAGAATAGCAGAATTAGAAGGAGGCATAGGCGCTCTGGCAACATCATCAGGACTGGCCGCTATTCTATATTCCATACTTAATGTCGCAAATTCAGGAGATGACATAGTATCCTCAGTTACCCTTTATGGCGGGACTTTTGAGTTATTCAATGTAACACTGCGGAAACTTGGAATTAACGCCATATTTGTTGATCCCGATGATCCGGAAAATTTCAGAAAAGCCATCACTCCTAAAACCAAAGCCATCTATGGCGAAACCATAGGAAACCCAAGAATCAATGTATTGGATATTGAAGCGGTTGCAAAAATTGCCCACGAAAATAAGATCCCGTTCATTATCGACAACACCTTTGGAACACCTTATCTTGTCAGGCCTATAGAATATGGAGCTGATGTTGTGGTTCATTCAGCAACCAAATTTATTGGTGGCCACGGAACGGCAGTCGGTGGAGTCATCGTCGATGGCGGAAAATTTGATTGGATTGGAAGCGGGAAATTCCCTGATTTCACTACTCCTGATAAAAGTTATAACGGCATACGTTATGCCAATGATCTGGGGGCAGCAGCATATATATCCAAAGCCAGGGTTCAGTTGTTGAGAAATACCGGTGCCACTGTAGCTCCGTTAAATGCCTTCCTGTTTATCCAGGGCCTGGAAACATTGTCCTTAAGGGTTGAACGTCATGTGGAAAACGCCAGAAAGATCGTCAAATATTTATCAAACCACCCTAAAGTAGCCTGGGTGAATTATCCCGAATTAGAAGGAAACAAATACCACCATCTGGCAAAAAAATATTTACCCAAAGGAGCAGGATCAATTTTCACTTTCGGAATTAAAGGCGGAGAGAAAGCAGGAAAGGTATTTATCAACAGCTTGAAACTTTTCTCCCTGCTTGCTAATGTTGCAGATGCAAAATCCCTGGTTATTCATCCGGCAAGTACTACCCATGC